In Streptomyces sp. NBC_00414, a single window of DNA contains:
- a CDS encoding zinc-dependent alcohol dehydrogenase family protein, translating into MRATTIHAPFDLRVEDVPDPVVRRPGDAVVRVLRSCVCGSDLWAYRGESERKPGQRIGHEFLGIVEETGAEVATVRRGDLVVAPFMWSDGVCDHCREGLTTSCEHGGFWGSVGSDGGQGEAVRVPYADGTLVALPAEAASDDRLLAALLTLSDVMGTGHHAALGAGACPGVTVAVVGDGAVGLCAVLAAKRLGAERIIALGRHETRTDIARRFGATDVVAERGDAAVEAVRELTRGQGAHAVVEAVGTEQSMSTAVNIARDGGAIGFVGVPHGSGTGLDLSVMFDRNIALRGGVAPVRAYIPELLPDVLDGTIDPSPVFDLTVGLEGVPDGYKAMDERTALKVMVTD; encoded by the coding sequence ATGCGCGCCACCACCATCCACGCCCCGTTCGACCTGCGGGTGGAGGACGTTCCGGACCCGGTGGTGCGGCGGCCGGGCGACGCGGTCGTGCGGGTGCTGCGTTCCTGCGTCTGCGGCAGCGACCTGTGGGCGTACCGGGGCGAGTCGGAGCGCAAGCCCGGCCAGCGCATCGGGCACGAGTTCCTCGGGATCGTCGAGGAGACCGGCGCCGAGGTGGCCACGGTCCGCCGGGGCGATCTCGTCGTCGCGCCCTTCATGTGGTCCGACGGCGTCTGCGACCACTGCCGCGAAGGACTCACCACCTCCTGCGAACACGGCGGGTTCTGGGGCTCCGTGGGGTCGGACGGCGGGCAGGGCGAGGCCGTGCGCGTCCCGTACGCCGACGGCACGCTCGTCGCGCTGCCCGCCGAGGCCGCCTCCGACGACCGTCTGCTGGCCGCCCTGCTCACCCTCTCCGACGTCATGGGGACCGGTCACCACGCGGCCCTCGGGGCGGGCGCCTGCCCCGGAGTCACGGTCGCCGTCGTCGGGGACGGCGCCGTCGGCCTGTGCGCCGTGCTCGCCGCCAAGCGCCTCGGCGCCGAGCGGATCATCGCGCTGGGCCGCCATGAGACGCGTACGGACATCGCGCGCCGTTTCGGTGCCACTGATGTCGTCGCCGAACGCGGGGACGCGGCCGTCGAGGCGGTCCGTGAACTCACCCGCGGCCAGGGAGCCCACGCCGTCGTCGAGGCGGTCGGCACCGAGCAGTCGATGAGCACGGCCGTGAACATCGCCCGTGACGGCGGCGCCATCGGCTTCGTCGGAGTGCCGCACGGCAGCGGTACCGGCCTCGACCTGAGCGTCATGTTCGACCGGAACATCGCCCTGCGCGGCGGGGTCGCGCCCGTCCGCGCCTACATCCCGGAACTGCTGCCCGACGTGCTGGACGGGACCATCGACCCCTCGCCCGTCTTCGACCTGACCGTCGGTCTGGAAGGCGTACCGGACGGCTACAAGGCGATGGACGAACGCACCGCGCTCAAGGTCATGGTCACCGACTGA
- a CDS encoding CopD family protein, with translation MSSIRPTADTGGEAGGQTSGRAGAPRVSAASVQRSVTVLALVALAALIPLLGPPVALSGTGEAAAPGVGGIALLRAVLFAAVCVSAGEVFVTRLARRVPGAPREDAPRGWAPVAAAAGFVAALGLASVVATGNLVPHRLSDMDIGGLYQSRDGALALLEVNAFVVMGLCALSRRPGTQVWPLAAVAVAEALRAHPTTEQSPLIGSGLTLVHVTCAALWAGGLLYVLRTLLRWRHTAPGEGAALLGLYARVAAVLLAVITTTGVCSTLRRMPPGTVLDQLTTTAYGRTLLAKVLLVVVVAALALWARRRLRRAADPLTAYSPARAEVVALGLVVAVSALLTAVPVPIRW, from the coding sequence GTGAGTTCGATACGACCGACTGCCGACACGGGTGGCGAGGCGGGTGGCCAGACGAGTGGCCGGGCGGGTGCTCCCCGGGTGAGCGCGGCCTCCGTACAGCGTTCCGTGACCGTCCTCGCCCTGGTGGCGCTGGCCGCGCTGATCCCCCTGCTCGGACCGCCCGTCGCCCTGAGCGGCACGGGCGAGGCCGCCGCGCCCGGGGTGGGCGGGATCGCGCTGCTGCGGGCGGTCCTGTTCGCGGCGGTGTGCGTGTCGGCCGGCGAGGTCTTCGTCACCCGGCTGGCGCGTCGGGTGCCCGGCGCCCCGCGTGAGGACGCGCCGCGCGGCTGGGCCCCGGTCGCGGCCGCCGCCGGTTTCGTCGCCGCGCTCGGTCTCGCCTCGGTGGTGGCCACCGGGAATCTGGTGCCGCACCGACTCTCCGACATGGACATCGGCGGGCTCTACCAGTCGAGGGACGGCGCGCTCGCGCTCCTGGAGGTCAACGCGTTCGTCGTGATGGGCCTGTGCGCCCTGTCGCGCCGTCCGGGCACCCAGGTGTGGCCGCTGGCCGCGGTGGCCGTCGCGGAGGCGCTGCGCGCCCATCCGACGACCGAGCAGAGTCCGCTGATCGGTTCGGGTCTGACGCTCGTTCATGTGACCTGTGCGGCCCTGTGGGCGGGCGGGCTGCTGTACGTACTGCGCACGCTGCTCCGCTGGCGGCACACCGCCCCCGGGGAGGGTGCCGCGTTGCTGGGGCTCTACGCGCGCGTGGCGGCCGTTCTGCTCGCCGTGATCACCACGACGGGCGTGTGCAGCACCCTGCGCCGGATGCCGCCCGGCACCGTACTGGACCAGCTGACGACGACGGCGTACGGGCGCACGCTGCTCGCGAAGGTGCTCCTCGTGGTCGTCGTCGCCGCCCTGGCGCTGTGGGCCAGGCGCCGGCTGCGCCGGGCGGCCGACCCGCTCACCGCCTACTCCCCCGCGCGCGCCGAGGTCGTGGCGCTGGGGCTGGTGGTGGCGGTCTCGGCCCTGCTCACGGCGGTGCCGGTACCGATCCGCTGGTGA
- a CDS encoding CoA transferase, whose product MTATDFAWAALGDDPALPSRITTAARPGTLPSRLPVRAMARACVGVCAPAAAELGARRAGRPDDVPAVDVLRVDPPGLPELAGRHADTGFGNRSATLDLTTDRQVFENLLATADVVVTGYRPGALDRFGLSARAPAERRPGIAAGRMRAVGRPAPAPGSRDGQRAGPAAVRPAAGVLRGRAADMGATARPLRFGFPALGLSNGAGVSV is encoded by the coding sequence ATGACCGCCACCGACTTCGCCTGGGCAGCGCTGGGCGACGACCCCGCGCTGCCGTCCCGGATCACGACCGCCGCACGGCCCGGAACGCTCCCGTCACGACTGCCCGTACGGGCCATGGCGCGGGCCTGCGTGGGAGTGTGCGCGCCGGCCGCCGCCGAGCTGGGCGCGCGACGGGCGGGACGGCCGGACGACGTTCCCGCGGTGGACGTGCTGCGCGTCGATCCGCCGGGACTGCCGGAACTCGCCGGCCGGCACGCGGACACCGGTTTCGGAAACCGGTCCGCCACGCTCGACCTGACGACCGACCGGCAGGTCTTCGAGAACCTGCTCGCCACCGCGGACGTCGTCGTGACCGGCTACCGCCCGGGCGCCCTCGACCGGTTCGGGCTCTCCGCCCGGGCGCCGGCCGAGCGGCGGCCGGGGATCGCGGCGGGCCGGATGCGCGCGGTGGGGAGGCCGGCCCCGGCCCCTGGCTCGCGGGACGGACAGCGCGCTGGGCCCGCTGCGGTACGCCCTGCCGCCGGTGTCCTTCGAGGGCGGGCCGCGGACATGGGCGCGACCGCCCGGCCCCTGCGGTTCGGATTCCCCGCGCTGGGGCTGAGTAACGGGGCGGGCGTGAGCGTATGA
- a CDS encoding S8 family peptidase — protein MTAPTTRSRRFIAIPLGMAMATALAFLPNVSASAAPADSAADVAKQISAEATPLSYVVNVRSGHGVSSQVKKAIAKAGGTIVTSYDRIGVIVVHSSNADFAKTIRKVHGVQSAGSTRTAPLPAQSTTDVGTPKTLTADEIADVEAAAGQDPLEPLQWDLPAIKADKAHEKTLGSKKVTVAVIDTGVDDTHPDIAPNFDRKASVNCVSGKPDTTDGAWRPSAAESPHGTHVAGEIAAAKNGVGVTGVAPGVKVSGIKVSTTAGFFYTEAVVCGFMWAAEHGVDVTNNSYYTDPWYFNCKNDPDQKALVEAISRATRYAEKKGTVNVAAAGNENYDLAADEITDPVSPNDSTPSDRVIDPSECLDIPTQLPGVVTVASTGAKGIKSSFSNHGLGVIDIAAPGGDSTRFQTPAPPATSGLILGPLPGGSWGYMAGTSMASPHVAGVAALIKSTHPRASAALVKALLYAEADATPCTDPYDIDGDGKIDAVCEGSKNRNGFYGWGTADALDAVTK, from the coding sequence ATGACCGCGCCTACTACGCGCTCGCGCCGCTTCATAGCCATCCCGCTGGGAATGGCCATGGCCACGGCTCTCGCCTTCCTGCCGAACGTCAGCGCGTCCGCCGCTCCGGCGGACAGCGCGGCGGACGTGGCGAAGCAGATCTCGGCGGAGGCCACCCCGCTGAGCTACGTCGTCAACGTCCGCTCCGGGCACGGGGTTTCCTCCCAGGTGAAGAAGGCCATCGCCAAGGCCGGCGGCACGATCGTGACGTCGTACGACCGGATCGGCGTGATCGTCGTCCACTCGTCGAACGCCGACTTCGCCAAGACGATCCGCAAGGTGCACGGGGTGCAGTCGGCGGGCTCGACGCGTACGGCGCCGCTGCCCGCGCAGTCCACGACCGACGTCGGCACCCCGAAGACGCTCACCGCGGACGAGATCGCGGACGTCGAGGCCGCTGCCGGACAGGACCCGCTGGAGCCCCTGCAGTGGGACCTGCCCGCCATCAAGGCGGACAAGGCCCACGAGAAGACGCTCGGCAGCAAGAAGGTCACCGTCGCCGTCATCGACACCGGCGTCGACGACACGCACCCCGACATCGCGCCGAACTTCGACCGCAAGGCGTCCGTCAACTGCGTGTCGGGCAAGCCGGACACCACCGACGGCGCCTGGCGGCCGAGTGCCGCCGAGAGCCCGCACGGCACGCACGTGGCGGGCGAGATCGCCGCCGCGAAGAACGGTGTCGGCGTCACCGGTGTCGCGCCCGGCGTGAAGGTCTCCGGCATCAAGGTCTCCACGACGGCCGGCTTCTTCTACACGGAGGCCGTCGTCTGCGGCTTCATGTGGGCGGCCGAGCACGGCGTGGACGTCACGAACAACAGCTATTACACCGACCCGTGGTACTTCAACTGCAAGAACGACCCGGACCAGAAGGCGCTCGTCGAGGCCATCTCCCGGGCGACGCGGTACGCGGAGAAGAAGGGCACGGTCAACGTCGCCGCGGCGGGCAACGAGAACTACGACCTCGCCGCCGACGAGATCACCGACCCGGTCTCGCCCAACGACTCGACCCCCTCGGACCGTGTCATCGACCCGTCCGAGTGCCTCGACATCCCGACCCAGCTGCCGGGTGTCGTCACGGTCGCCTCCACCGGCGCGAAGGGCATCAAGTCGTCCTTCTCCAACCACGGCCTGGGCGTCATCGACATCGCCGCCCCCGGCGGCGACTCGACGCGCTTCCAGACCCCGGCCCCGCCCGCCACCAGCGGCCTGATCCTCGGCCCGCTGCCGGGCGGCTCGTGGGGTTACATGGCCGGTACGTCGATGGCGTCGCCGCACGTCGCGGGCGTCGCGGCCCTGATCAAGTCGACGCACCCGCGCGCCTCGGCGGCCCTGGTCAAGGCGCTGCTGTACGCGGAGGCCGACGCCACGCCGTGCACGGACCCGTACGACATCGACGGCGACGGCAAGATCGACGCGGTCTGCGAGGGCTCGAAGAACCGCAACGGCTTCTACGGCTGGGGCACCGCGGACGCGCTGGACGCGGTGACGAAGTAA
- a CDS encoding S8 family peptidase, translating into MAHLRSRRRLALAVPVVLSLTATLGFLPGAASAAPQQSAPAVTAADGPNLAYVVNTKTDHRTIGSVKKAIVAAGGTVVVTYDRIGVIVAHSANPGFGQQLRAVRGVQSAGATRTTPLTAAGTTDEGAADYLSAAEAAKVKAAATPESEPLEADQWDLRAIGADKAAKINPGSRKVTVAVIDTGVDDTHPDLAPNFSAKQSANCVGGVADTSAGAWRPYTAEDYHGTHVAGEIAAARNGIGVAGVAPGVKVSGIKVSDPDNGLFYPESVVCAFVFAADHGVEITNNSYYVDPWLYNCMDDPDQKAIVDAVNRAQQYATKKGTLHLASAGNSNHDLASDAIVDESSPDDSTPVTRTIDPHECFDVPTQLPGVVTVSATGVQNLKSYYSTYGKGVIDIAAPGGDRLYQIPDTPSKNGRILSTMPNNQYGFLQGTSMASPHAAGVAALLKSEHPWASPAQLQALLKAQADNPGCPDSYDQDGNGTQDAVCEGGKRVNGFYGFGIVNALKAVK; encoded by the coding sequence ATGGCTCATCTGCGCTCCAGACGCCGCCTCGCCCTCGCCGTGCCCGTCGTGCTGTCGCTCACCGCCACGCTCGGATTCCTGCCGGGCGCCGCTTCGGCCGCCCCTCAGCAGTCCGCGCCCGCCGTCACCGCGGCCGACGGGCCGAACCTCGCGTACGTGGTCAACACGAAGACGGACCACCGCACCATCGGGTCGGTGAAGAAGGCGATCGTCGCGGCCGGCGGCACCGTCGTCGTCACGTACGACAGGATCGGCGTCATCGTCGCGCACTCGGCCAACCCCGGGTTCGGGCAGCAGCTCCGCGCCGTGCGCGGCGTCCAGTCCGCCGGTGCCACCCGTACGACCCCGCTGACCGCCGCGGGTACGACGGACGAGGGCGCCGCCGACTACCTGTCGGCCGCCGAGGCCGCCAAGGTGAAGGCCGCCGCCACCCCCGAGAGCGAGCCCCTTGAGGCCGACCAGTGGGACCTGCGCGCGATAGGCGCCGACAAGGCCGCGAAGATCAACCCGGGCAGCAGGAAGGTCACGGTCGCCGTGATCGACACGGGTGTCGACGACACGCACCCGGACCTGGCCCCCAACTTCTCCGCCAAGCAGTCCGCCAACTGTGTGGGCGGCGTGGCCGACACGAGTGCGGGCGCCTGGCGTCCGTACACCGCCGAGGACTACCACGGCACGCATGTCGCCGGTGAGATCGCCGCCGCCCGCAACGGCATCGGCGTCGCCGGTGTCGCGCCCGGTGTGAAGGTCTCCGGCATCAAGGTCAGCGACCCGGACAACGGGCTCTTCTACCCGGAGAGCGTCGTCTGCGCCTTCGTGTTCGCCGCCGACCACGGCGTGGAGATCACGAACAACAGTTACTACGTGGACCCGTGGCTCTACAACTGCATGGACGACCCCGACCAGAAGGCGATCGTCGACGCGGTCAACCGGGCCCAGCAGTACGCCACGAAGAAGGGCACCCTGCACCTCGCGTCGGCCGGCAACTCCAACCACGACCTGGCCTCGGACGCCATCGTCGACGAGTCCAGCCCCGACGACTCGACGCCGGTCACCCGCACGATCGACCCGCACGAGTGCTTCGACGTACCGACCCAGCTGCCGGGTGTCGTCACGGTGAGCGCGACCGGCGTACAGAACCTCAAGTCGTACTACTCGACGTACGGCAAGGGTGTCATCGACATCGCCGCTCCCGGTGGTGACCGGCTCTACCAGATCCCGGACACCCCGTCGAAGAACGGCCGCATCCTCTCCACGATGCCGAACAACCAGTACGGCTTCCTGCAGGGCACGTCGATGGCGTCGCCGCACGCCGCGGGTGTCGCCGCGCTGCTCAAGTCCGAGCACCCGTGGGCGAGTCCGGCCCAGCTGCAGGCGCTGCTGAAGGCCCAGGCGGACAACCCGGGCTGCCCGGACTCGTACGACCAGGACGGCAACGGCACGCAGGACGCCGTCTGTGAGGGCGGCAAGCGCGTGAACGGCTTCTACGGCTTCGGCATCGTCAACGCGCTGAAGGCGGTCAAGTAG
- a CDS encoding DUF485 domain-containing protein, whose product MATDAPPPSKAEPHLPSTAEFVEVQESAEFGELRRAHRSFAFPLTIGFISWYLLYVLLSIYADDFMGTKLFGNFNVAFVLGLAQFLTTFLIAWWYERHSSSKLDPKAEAIKSRMEGGA is encoded by the coding sequence GTGGCCACCGACGCACCACCCCCCTCGAAAGCCGAACCTCATCTCCCGTCCACAGCGGAGTTCGTCGAGGTGCAGGAGAGCGCCGAGTTCGGTGAACTGCGCCGCGCCCACCGCTCCTTCGCCTTCCCGCTGACCATCGGCTTCATCAGCTGGTACCTGCTGTACGTCCTGCTGTCGATCTACGCGGACGACTTCATGGGCACCAAGCTGTTCGGCAACTTCAACGTTGCCTTCGTGCTGGGCCTCGCCCAGTTCCTCACCACGTTCCTCATCGCCTGGTGGTACGAGCGGCACTCCTCGTCCAAGCTCGACCCCAAGGCCGAGGCGATCAAGTCCCGGATGGAGGGCGGCGCATGA
- a CDS encoding solute symporter family protein, whose product MSPAITQVQLAQAQLAAGEASEHRPLIISLFAVFVVATLVITVWAGRQTKDASDFYAGGRSFSAFQNGLAVSGDYMSAASFLGIAGAIALFGYDGFLYSIGFLVAWLVALLLVAEPLRNSGRYTMGDVLAYRMRQRPVRTAAGTSTIVVSIFYLLAQMAGAGVLVSLLLGITTDAGKVGIVALVGVLMILYVTIGGMKGTTWVQMVKAVLLISGTLLITFLVLLKFDFNVSDLLGKAAENSGSGAAFLEPGLKYGLTTTSSIDFISLGIALVLGTAGLPHILIRFYTVPNAKAARKSVNWAIGIIGGFYLMTIALGFGAAALISKAEIVESNPAGNTAAPLLALHLGGVDSAWGAILLATISAVAFATILAVVAGLTLASSSSFAHDIYANVIRKGQATEKEELNAARYATIGIGVVSIGLGALARDLNVAGLVALAFAVAASANLPTILYSLFWKRFTTQGALWSIYGGLTTAVGLVLFSPVVSGKATSMFPDVDFHWFPLENPGIISIPVGFLLGYLGTLLSKEEPDAGKYAELEVRSLTGTGAH is encoded by the coding sequence ATGAGCCCCGCGATCACTCAGGTCCAGCTCGCGCAGGCGCAGCTCGCGGCGGGGGAGGCCAGCGAGCACCGGCCGCTGATCATCTCCCTGTTCGCGGTCTTCGTCGTCGCGACCCTCGTCATCACCGTCTGGGCGGGCCGGCAGACCAAGGACGCCTCCGACTTCTACGCCGGCGGCCGCTCGTTCAGCGCCTTCCAGAACGGGCTCGCCGTCTCCGGCGACTACATGTCCGCCGCCTCGTTCCTCGGCATCGCGGGCGCCATCGCCCTCTTCGGCTACGACGGCTTCCTGTACTCCATCGGCTTCCTGGTCGCCTGGCTGGTGGCGCTGCTCCTGGTCGCCGAACCGCTGCGCAACTCCGGCCGCTACACGATGGGCGACGTCCTCGCCTACCGCATGCGCCAGCGCCCGGTCCGTACCGCGGCGGGCACCTCCACGATCGTCGTCTCGATCTTCTATCTGCTCGCGCAGATGGCGGGCGCGGGCGTCCTGGTCTCGCTGCTGCTCGGCATCACCACCGACGCCGGAAAGGTCGGCATCGTCGCCCTGGTCGGCGTCCTGATGATCCTTTACGTCACCATCGGCGGCATGAAGGGCACCACCTGGGTCCAGATGGTCAAGGCCGTGCTGCTCATCAGCGGCACCCTGCTCATCACCTTCCTGGTGCTGCTCAAGTTCGACTTCAACGTCTCGGACCTGCTCGGCAAGGCGGCCGAGAACAGCGGCAGCGGCGCGGCGTTCCTGGAACCCGGCCTGAAGTACGGGCTCACGACCACCTCCAGCATCGACTTCATCTCGCTGGGCATCGCCCTGGTGCTGGGCACCGCGGGTCTGCCGCACATCCTGATCCGCTTCTACACCGTGCCCAACGCCAAGGCCGCGCGTAAGTCCGTGAACTGGGCGATCGGCATCATCGGCGGCTTCTACCTGATGACCATCGCGCTCGGGTTCGGCGCGGCGGCCCTCATCTCGAAGGCGGAGATTGTCGAGTCGAACCCCGCGGGCAACACGGCCGCGCCACTGCTCGCCCTGCACCTCGGCGGCGTCGACTCGGCCTGGGGCGCGATCCTGCTCGCCACGATCTCCGCGGTGGCCTTCGCCACGATCCTCGCGGTGGTTGCCGGTCTGACCCTCGCGTCCTCCTCGTCGTTCGCCCACGACATCTACGCGAACGTCATCAGGAAGGGCCAGGCCACCGAGAAGGAAGAGCTCAACGCCGCCCGCTACGCCACCATCGGCATCGGCGTCGTCTCCATCGGCCTCGGCGCCCTCGCCCGTGACCTCAACGTCGCGGGCCTCGTCGCCCTGGCCTTCGCGGTCGCCGCCTCCGCCAACCTGCCGACGATCCTCTACAGCCTGTTCTGGAAGCGGTTCACCACCCAGGGCGCGCTGTGGTCGATCTACGGCGGTCTCACCACCGCGGTCGGCCTGGTGCTCTTCTCGCCGGTCGTCTCGGGCAAGGCCACCTCGATGTTCCCGGACGTCGACTTCCACTGGTTCCCGCTGGAGAACCCGGGCATCATCTCGATCCCCGTCGGCTTCCTGCTGGGCTACCTCGGCACCCTCCTGTCCAAGGAGGAACCGGACGCCGGCAAGTACGCCGAGCTGGAGGTCCGCTCCCTCACCGGCACCGGAGCGCACTGA
- the moaA gene encoding GTP 3',8-cyclase MoaA has product MLIDTYGRVATDLRVSLTDRCNLRCTYCMPEEGLQWLAKPDLLTDDEIVRLIDMAVTRLGITEVRFTGGEPLLRPGLVGIVERVAALDPRPQMSLTTNGIGLRRTATALKAAGLDRVNVSLDTLRPDVFKTLTRRDRHKDVIEGLEAARAAGLTPVKVNSVLMPGLNENEAPDLLAWAVENDYELRFIEQMPLDAQHGWKRDGMVTAGDILTSLRTRFELTEEGSDERGSAPAERWVVDGGPHRVGVIASVTRPFCSACDRTRLTADGQVRTCLFAQEETDLRAALRSDASDEEIARIWRLAMWGKKAGAGLDDPSFVQPDRPMSAIGG; this is encoded by the coding sequence GTGCTCATCGACACCTACGGCCGGGTGGCCACCGACCTGCGCGTCTCACTGACCGACCGGTGCAACCTCAGATGCACGTACTGCATGCCCGAGGAGGGCCTGCAGTGGCTTGCCAAGCCCGACCTGCTCACGGACGACGAGATCGTCCGCCTCATCGACATGGCGGTGACCCGGCTGGGCATCACCGAGGTCCGCTTCACCGGCGGTGAGCCTCTTCTGCGCCCCGGCCTGGTCGGGATCGTGGAGCGCGTGGCCGCCCTCGATCCCCGTCCGCAGATGTCCCTGACGACGAACGGCATAGGCCTCAGGCGCACCGCGACCGCCCTCAAGGCGGCGGGCCTCGACCGTGTCAACGTCTCGCTGGACACGCTGCGCCCGGACGTCTTCAAGACCCTCACCCGCCGTGACCGACACAAGGACGTCATCGAGGGCCTCGAAGCGGCCCGCGCCGCGGGACTGACGCCGGTCAAGGTCAATTCCGTACTGATGCCCGGACTGAACGAGAACGAGGCCCCGGACCTGCTCGCCTGGGCCGTGGAGAACGACTACGAACTGCGGTTCATCGAGCAGATGCCCCTCGACGCCCAGCACGGCTGGAAGCGCGACGGCATGGTCACCGCCGGTGACATCCTCACCTCGCTGCGCACACGCTTCGAGCTGACGGAAGAGGGCTCCGACGAGCGGGGCTCGGCACCGGCCGAGCGCTGGGTCGTGGACGGCGGTCCGCACCGGGTCGGAGTGATCGCCTCGGTCACCCGCCCGTTCTGCTCGGCCTGCGACCGTACGCGGCTGACGGCGGACGGCCAGGTCCGCACCTGCCTCTTCGCCCAGGAGGAGACCGACCTGCGGGCGGCGCTCCGCTCGGACGCGTCGGACGAGGAGATCGCCCGGATCTGGCGGCTGGCGATGTGGGGGAAGAAGGCCGGAGCGGGCCTCGACGACCCTTCCTTCGTACAGCCGGACCGTCCGATGTCGGCGATCGGCGGCTGA
- a CDS encoding DUF3099 domain-containing protein: MRKQSDAEVFRITGARQGLADDVRGRQRRYIISMSVRTVSVILAATLWNVERHVAVVALVLGVLLPYISVVIANAGRENAPSLPSTFVTAPTRPMLASPVVGGVAEPVPEDLAAGPGTPLRDEPHERA, from the coding sequence ATGCGGAAGCAGAGCGATGCCGAGGTCTTCCGGATCACCGGGGCCAGGCAGGGGCTCGCCGACGACGTAAGGGGCAGGCAGCGGCGGTACATCATCTCGATGTCCGTCCGTACGGTCTCCGTGATCCTCGCGGCCACGCTCTGGAATGTCGAGCGGCATGTCGCCGTCGTTGCGCTGGTGCTCGGCGTGCTGCTCCCCTACATCTCCGTCGTGATCGCCAACGCCGGCCGGGAGAACGCGCCCTCTCTGCCCTCCACTTTCGTGACCGCTCCCACCCGTCCGATGCTCGCGAGTCCGGTCGTCGGCGGCGTCGCGGAACCCGTCCCGGAAGACCTCGCGGCCGGTCCCGGCACGCCTTTGCGGGACGAGCCGCACGAGCGCGCCTGA
- a CDS encoding GlsB/YeaQ/YmgE family stress response membrane protein, whose protein sequence is MGWLWAIIVGFVLGLLAKAIIPGKQHSPLWLTTIFGIIGAIVGNAIARGFGIGETSGIDWGRHALQLVAAIVIVFLGDMLYTAMKGNKQRA, encoded by the coding sequence ATGGGCTGGTTGTGGGCGATCATCGTGGGATTCGTACTGGGCTTGCTGGCCAAGGCGATCATTCCTGGCAAGCAGCACAGTCCGCTCTGGCTCACCACGATCTTCGGGATCATCGGCGCGATCGTGGGCAACGCGATCGCCCGCGGCTTCGGCATCGGCGAGACCAGCGGGATCGACTGGGGCCGTCACGCCCTCCAACTCGTCGCCGCGATCGTCATCGTCTTCCTGGGAGACATGCTCTACACAGCGATGAAGGGCAACAAACAAAGAGCCTGA
- the tyrS gene encoding tyrosine--tRNA ligase: MTDIVDELKWRGLFALSTDENALRKALADGPVTFYCGFDPTAASLHVGHLVQVLTMRRLQQAGLRPLALVGGATGQIGDPRPTAERTLNDPETVANWVGRLRGQIEPFLSFEGENAAVMVNNLDWTAGLSAIEFLRDIGKHFRVNKMLTKDSVARRLESQEGISYTEFSYQLLQGMDFLELYRRYGCTLQQGGSDQWGNLTAGLDLIHRLEPDAEAHCIATPLMVKADGTKFGKTEGGAVWLDPEMTTPYAFYQFWLNVDDRDVSTYMRILSFRSRAELEELEKQTEERPQARAAQRALAEELTTLVHGADQTAAVIAASRALFGQGELAGLDAATLSAALSELPRVRVSGTGAVIDLFAEVGLVASKSAARRTVKEGGAYVNNVKVASDDAVVGAGDLLHGRWLVLRRGKKSLAAVEVVPS, from the coding sequence GTGACGGACATCGTCGACGAGCTGAAGTGGCGCGGGCTGTTCGCCCTGTCCACCGACGAGAACGCATTGCGCAAGGCGCTCGCGGACGGTCCCGTCACGTTCTATTGCGGCTTCGACCCCACCGCGGCCTCGCTGCACGTCGGACACCTGGTGCAGGTACTCACCATGCGCCGCCTGCAGCAGGCGGGCCTGCGCCCGCTGGCCCTGGTGGGCGGGGCGACCGGCCAGATCGGCGACCCGCGCCCGACGGCGGAGCGCACGCTCAACGACCCGGAGACGGTCGCCAACTGGGTCGGCCGGCTGCGCGGCCAGATCGAGCCGTTCCTGTCCTTCGAGGGCGAGAACGCCGCGGTCATGGTGAACAACCTGGACTGGACGGCCGGTCTCTCGGCCATCGAGTTCCTCCGGGACATCGGCAAGCACTTCCGCGTCAACAAGATGCTCACGAAGGACTCGGTCGCCCGGCGCCTGGAGTCCCAGGAGGGCATCAGCTACACGGAGTTCAGCTACCAGCTGCTCCAGGGCATGGACTTCCTGGAGCTGTACCGGCGGTACGGCTGCACGCTCCAGCAGGGCGGCAGCGACCAGTGGGGCAACCTCACGGCGGGCCTGGACCTGATCCACCGGCTGGAGCCGGACGCCGAGGCGCACTGCATCGCGACGCCGCTGATGGTCAAGGCGGACGGCACCAAGTTCGGCAAGACCGAGGGCGGGGCCGTCTGGCTCGACCCGGAGATGACGACGCCGTACGCGTTCTACCAGTTCTGGCTGAACGTGGACGACCGTGACGTCTCGACGTACATGCGGATCCTGTCCTTCAGGTCCCGGGCGGAGCTCGAGGAGCTGGAGAAGCAGACCGAGGAGCGTCCGCAGGCGCGTGCGGCGCAGCGTGCGCTGGCGGAGGAGCTGACGACGCTGGTGCACGGGGCCGACCAGACGGCCGCCGTGATCGCCGCGTCGCGGGCGCTGTTCGGGCAGGGGGAGCTGGCCGGGCTCGACGCGGCGACGCTCAGCGCGGCGCTGTCCGAGCTGCCTCGTGTGCGGGTGTCCGGGACGGGGGCCGTGATCGACCTGTTCGCCGAGGTCGGGCTGGTGGCGAGCAAGTCCGCCGCGCGGCGGACGGTGAAGGAGGGGGGCGCCTACGTGAACAACGTGAAGGTCGCCTCCGACGATGCGGTCGTCGGTGCGGGGGATCTGCTGCACGGGCGGTGGCTGGTGCTTCGGCGGGGCAAGAAGTCGCTGGCCGCCGTGGAGGTTGTGCCCTCCTGA